attttaagatttgaaaaatgtaaattttttattttattttatatgataattgaaaaaaattataataattagatgagataagttgatagGAGTACTTATGAAAACAACAGTAGTATGTTATTGAAATATTGCTTGCTGCTGTcaaattattgttgttatttcCGACCAAATTAAAACCTTAAATAACTTGTACGTGTTGCTCATTTATATTATGTATGTACTCCTGAATTAATGGGATGCATCATCCTACACGCCCTGCTTAGAgcaaataacagaaaatatatcAAGTTGGGGAAAGCGAAAGAGAAAGCTTTATTAGAAGATGATTCAACAGTTAATTAAATTGTCAAAAGTGTTCCAAAGAACACGGCCAACTTTTTCAGTTATATGATTCATAACCTATGAGACTTTTCTCTGCTATTTTAAAGCATGCGTACTAGAAGCGAGAGAAAACATATGAACTCGCGGGCTATTTTATCGAAATAGTCataaaaagacaataaaaattaaaaggagaGCAAGAACAAggagaagagagaaacagaaaataATACATCTGCTAGTACCATGTTTAAGGCATGTAAATAGAGAgcatatattatattcataatatatagcatatatatatatatatgtatataatccAAAGGGATTACGCAGAACAACAATTTACACAGCTGATTGATGATCGATCGACGGTGAAGACTATTGATCTGAAAGTCAACAAACtacaaactaattatatatataatctactatttCCTAAAacaaaccatcattcttaacatCACTGGAGAAAGAATCCATTGTTAGTTcatgaaaaaaaacattatcGTCCATTACGGCAAACCCGTGATCAGCAGTATCCACGATGGGCCTAGGGGCGTTGCTAGGGGCGGACGAAACAAAAACATCGCTGGAAATATTGTTGCCAAATGAATACATACTGATCTGCTGCTCCTGTAGCAGCAGTTGTTGCTGTTGATTGTGGCGTTGATACTGATGATCATCTGCAAGTACTGGCTGTTGAGACTGCGACTGTTGATGATGATAATTGGTCCCAAAGGGTGCCACTACTGAAGTAACCATTCGTTGGTTTTCTTGATTCGCTTTCCCAAAGTTTAAGTTGACCGGTCCTCTTTGGTTCCCAAATGAGATGGCCGTGCTTGGACAACCGGTGAATTGCTGCACCAGGGCTCGAAAATTGCTTGTATTGGCATTGAGGAGGGTGGTTGGTGTTCTTTTGGAAGCCCTAGACCTCCTGCGGATAGGTTTCGATGGACTACCCTTTGGAGTCAACTGACCATTTGCTGCAAACGATGGATTGCTGCTTGGACTCGAGATATTGGTGTCAGTTTCGACGCTGGTCGTGACCACAGTAGCATCCGAGATCTGTGCTCCATGAGAAAGCACTGGCTGCCGTTCAATGGCGACCCGGTCGTAGAATGGCAGCCAGTCACTAGAACTAGGCCGGAAAGTGTTATCCATGGTTTTTCTGATCTAACTCCCTTCTCTAATCCTGTGTTATGAAAGGAAAAAGCAAGCTGAGATCTACTGCTTTTATACTGGCTATTTTTGGTCAAAGTAAAACATGTCTAACTTGACCATTCTTTGAtagtgagagggagagagagagagatagagacttTGTGCCAAAGTATATGGATGCGTTGCTTCCAGGAAAGAACATCTGTTTATATCAACGAGGTCATCATAATAAAAGAGAAGCTTTAGTTTTAGACTCCATGGAGGGTTATTGTGAGAAGGTCTCTAGCCCCATAACTGGTCAAAAAgttattaaaatgataataaataaacaatcgaataaaaaaaacacatcctTTTACTAATTAATTACCTCTGATGTACTGCATTCACACCCACCATATATATCCATACATGTTCTCCATGCAAGTTTGAGATATATATCCCATCACCAAACATGT
This genomic interval from Juglans regia cultivar Chandler chromosome 3, Walnut 2.0, whole genome shotgun sequence contains the following:
- the LOC109002519 gene encoding VQ motif-containing protein 22-like, translating into MDNTFRPSSSDWLPFYDRVAIERQPVLSHGAQISDATVVTTSVETDTNISSPSSNPSFAANGQLTPKGSPSKPIRRRSRASKRTPTTLLNANTSNFRALVQQFTGCPSTAISFGNQRGPVNLNFGKANQENQRMVTSVVAPFGTNYHHQQSQSQQPVLADDHQYQRHNQQQQLLLQEQQISMYSFGNNISSDVFVSSAPSNAPRPIVDTADHGFAVMDDNVFFHELTMDSFSSDVKNDGLF